The uncultured Eubacteriales bacterium region GCTCCCAATCAGGGTCCACCGCAATTTTTATGGGAGAAATGGACTGCAGGTATTCGGTCTCTTCCTGAGATAGATTAAGGGGCTGTTCAGATTTCATTTGAACAAGGAGTATCATAAGTGTGGTTATCGCAGCAGCAGCAACCACCACCAAAATCATTTTTACTGTTTTTATGATAGGACACCTTCTTTCGTCCACCTGTCATCACGAATACCATATTCTTGTAGATTGAAAGGCTATGTTTGGAATAGGCTTATTATATCAGTAAATTCGATGGTTTCAAAGAAATATCTATATTTTTCGATTCGCGCGTAAGTGCCAGTTTCATTACTGTAAACTCAGTAAAGTACGCACAGTCCAACAAAATATTTGGAAGAATGTTTAAACTTTCAAGAGAGATCGCGTTGCTTTAATTAAATTAAATAGTATGTAACAAATTTATAATTTCAACTTTATTACAGAGGATATTATTCCATTTCTTGGCTATCAAACAGTGTTCTGCCATGGGTGTAATAACGCCAGGCTGCTCAGACGCTTCCATCACTGCCAGTTGAGGCGGATGGCAATGTGTTTGCAGAATATCGGTATTATCGTATGAACGACCAGAAATATTCTCCCAACGGTACCGTCACAGGAGCTAAAGTGTTAGGTGTGGAAATTTGCCGCAGTAATCGCGACGGAAATGATTCTCCATGCCACTATTCGTCTTATTTGTTAATCCAACTGCGCAGACTGCTGGCGCTAACGCCAAGCTCTTTCTCTGTATCATGAACAGAATGAGCCTCCGCCTGTGCCATTTTAAACTGCCTGTCGTGTACTGCTCTTTTCATAAACTTTTCACCTTTCGCGCTTATCTCGGTGTCCAGCTTATTATACCATGACCAACAACACTCTTTTCTTTAGTGTCCGTTGGCTCCGGGGTAGTTCAAATGAAGCCGAATGGTGGCTCTCTG contains the following coding sequences:
- a CDS encoding hypothetical protein (Evidence 5 : No homology to any previously reported sequences), giving the protein MLDCAYFTEFTVMKLALTRESKNIDISLKPSNLLI
- a CDS encoding hypothetical protein (Evidence 5 : No homology to any previously reported sequences); protein product: MKRAVHDRQFKMAQAEAHSVHDTEKELGVSASSLRSWINK